In the genome of Streptomyces sp. SAI-127, the window AAGTCCGTCTTCTACGTCGCCCTCACCACCGTCGGCGCTCCGCTGGGCTCCTATCTCGCCGCCCTGGTCACCGACCGCTTCGAACGCAAGTGGTGCCTGGTCGCCTTCGGCACGGTCATCGCGCTGTGCGGCCTGCTGTACGGGCTCACCTTCGATCCGCTGTTCATCGTCGTGTTCGGCTTCCTGGTGAACCTGTTCGAGCGCGGGTACACGGCCCTCGGGTACGCCTACTCGCCCGAACTGTTCGACACCCGGGGCCGTTCGCTCGGCACGAGCGTGTCGTACGGCCTGGGACGGCTCTCGAACGCCGCCGGCCCCTTGATCGTCGCGGCCCTCTACAACGGCCACGGCTACCAGAGCGTCTTCTATTTCATCGCCGGCACCTGGCTCGTCGGCGCGATCGTCCTGGCCGCCTTCGGACCCCGCACCCGGCCGAAGCGTGTGGTCGCGGAGCAGCCCCGGCGCGAGAGCGTGGCCGGCTGAAGGGGCGAACGGGGGCCGAGGGGCCGGTGACACGGTCCGCGGCCGGTCACCACTCGGCCTCCAGCGTCTCCGTCAGCCGGGCGACGGCGCTCAGGTCGGGCAGGCTGCGCAGCTTGGCCACGGCCTCACGGCTGCCGAACGCACGCTGCTCGGCCGTCACCGCCGGATCGACCGCACAATCGGCCTGTACGTACACGTAGTTCAGATCTGTCGCGAAGAGCATCGAGAACGCGTCCAGGTTCTTGATCACCGCGCGGCCCCCGGCGTCCCGGTAGGCACGCACCAGGCGCCGTGCCGCATCGGCGTCGAAGCGGTTGCCGCCCGACCACACGTAGACGGCACGGGCCAGCTCGCGCTCCGCCGAGACGGGCCCGGCGTTGTCCCAGTCGAGCAGGACCGGTCCGTCGAGGCCGACCAGGACGTTCTGCGGCCGCATGTCGAGATGGGAGGTCACCACGTCTGCGGGGGACGACGGCGAGACATGCCGTGCCAGGTCAACGGCAGTCGTGGCGGCGAACCGGCCCAGCTCCCCCGCCCAGGGCAGGCCGGCCCGCTCCACCTTCCCGAGCAGTTCGGCCCAGTCGGACTCCGGGTTGCACCGTTCGTACCAGCCGCTCGGTGTCCCGCCCGTGCCCTCTCCCGCCTGGTGCAGGATGGCGAGCGTACGGCCGCACCAGCTCAGGGTCTCCGGGTCCGACGGGTCGGCCGCGGTGCCGTCGACCCAGTCGTACAGCTTCACGTAGGAACCCTCGGGGAGCCGTACGACATGGGCGCCGGTGCGGTCGGGCAGGAGACGTGGCGCGGAGATGCCCAGCGTCTCCGCCGCGTCGCGCAGTACCGACTCGGCGCCGACGTCCGGCTCGTCCTTCTCGAAGAGCAGCTCCTTCACCGCCCAGGCGGTGCCGTTCCCGGACAGTTTCCAGATCTGTCCCAGGGCGCCGCGGGCGACCGGCGTCATCGTCCAGTCCCCCGCGCCGAGCGCATAGGTGTCCGCGATGAACTCGCCCGTGTTCCGCATGCAACTCCCCGCTCACGCCGCCCAGTTGATCGCAGCCTATCCGCAGCAGCCCGGCGCCTCGGCAGAACCGGTTTCCAGCCGGCAGAAGCAGGACGCCTCGACCGGTACGTCGGCCAGTGCGGCGGCGATCCGCAGTTGCTGGGCCACGATCCGCGCCTCGCCTTCCTTCTTCCCGCGGACCAGGCACTCGTGGAGCCCGTGCAGCGCCCACACGTTGCCCGGGTGCTGGAGAGGCCGCGGGAGGGTGTCGTCGAGACCGAGGTCGGCGCGGTAGACGGCCTCGGCCTCGGCGAGGTGTCCCCGTTCCAGCAGGAGGGCGCCGTAGGCATGGCGGGTGGGCTGCATCCAGCCCCACGGCTCGTCGTAGGGGAGGTTGTCGTCCAGCTCGACCGATCGCTCGAGGGCCGCGAAGGCGGTGTCGAAGTCGCCCTTGCGGTATGCCAGTTCGCCGTCGAGCATCGCCGAGGCGATCGCCAGGATGTCGCCGCACGTGTTGTTGAAGAGCATGCGGGTCCCGGGGACCTCGGCGACCGCCTCGAGGAACAGGGCGCGTTCGCCCTCCGCCTCAGTGATGCGGCCGAGGGCGGACAGGGCGACACCGCGGGCGTAGTGGAGCATCGCGGTCGTCACGCAGTACAGCCGCGGATCGGCGGGCAGCGGAAGGTCCAGGATGTCGGTCCAGCGGCCGAAGCGGATCAGGACGTGGACCCGCATCGCGAGGAAGCCCTCGAGCCAGTCGGCCATGGGCGGGCTCTCGACTCGCAGAAGTTCCTCCGGGATCGACGCCTCCAGCTGCGCGGCGGTCTCCAGGGCGGTCTGCGACTGGCCCAGGAACATCGCCCCGTAGATCTTGAAGTGGTAGTTGTGCGAGCGGTAGAGCGTGTAGAAGTTCATCGCTCCGGCCCGCGCGCGGACCTTCTCGTCGGCGGCGATCGCGGCGCTGTTGTCCGCCACCACCCGCCGGTAGTCACCGCACAGCACCTCCAGGTGCGAGGGCATGTGCAGGAGATGCCCGGCGTCCGGCACCAGGCCGCGCAGCAGGTCCGCGACGGACAGGGCCAGTTCGGGGGTGGGCGACATCTCCATCAGATGGATGTACAGATGCACGATGCCCGGGTGGGTGCGACCGGTGGCGCCGGTGAGGGCGCGCTCCAGAACCGCCCGTGCCTCGCGGGTGCGCGCTCCGTCAGCGGGTTCGCCGGTGCGCAGGTCCCACAGCTGCCAGGGGGTGAGGTTCATCAGGGCGTCCGCGTACAGGGTTGCCACGTCCAGGTCGTCCGGGGCGAGCTCGTGGACGGCGCGCATGCTGTCGGCGTACGGCGCGTTCCACACCGCGCAGTCCTCGGCGGGCTCCGCCTGCGGGTAGCGGGCGCGGAGGGCGCCGATCAGGGCCCGCTCCACCTCGGTGGCCCGGGCGGCCGCCTTCTCGTGCGCCGACTCGACGGCCGCATGGGTGCGTCGGACGGTCCGGGCCAGATCCCGGTCGTCGAAGAACTCCCAGGGCTTGTTGTAGTTCGGGCCCGAGGCGTAGGCGATGCCCCAGTGGGCCATCGCGCAGTCGGGGTCGGCGGCGGCCGCCTTCTCGAAGCAGGCCACGGCCTCCTCGTGGTGGAAGGCGTACGTCCACACCAGGCCACGGTCGAACCAGAGCTGGGCCTCGGCGGAGTCGGTGGTGACGGGTCGGCCGTGGGAGCCGAGGTCGTAGTACTCCATACGCCGCTCCTCGCGCTGCGGGCTGTGCTGGACGGGAGTCGATTCTGCCCGAAGAAGGGCC includes:
- a CDS encoding phosphotransferase, which encodes MRNTGEFIADTYALGAGDWTMTPVARGALGQIWKLSGNGTAWAVKELLFEKDEPDVGAESVLRDAAETLGISAPRLLPDRTGAHVVRLPEGSYVKLYDWVDGTAADPSDPETLSWCGRTLAILHQAGEGTGGTPSGWYERCNPESDWAELLGKVERAGLPWAGELGRFAATTAVDLARHVSPSSPADVVTSHLDMRPQNVLVGLDGPVLLDWDNAGPVSAERELARAVYVWSGGNRFDADAARRLVRAYRDAGGRAVIKNLDAFSMLFATDLNYVYVQADCAVDPAVTAEQRAFGSREAVAKLRSLPDLSAVARLTETLEAEW